A stretch of DNA from Ovis aries strain OAR_USU_Benz2616 breed Rambouillet chromosome 14, ARS-UI_Ramb_v3.0, whole genome shotgun sequence:
CCCATTCTTGAGAAGAGCTCCCTGGCCGAATCCCTCTCCTGGGCGGGGGCCTAGCCTCTACCTGAATGCGTATGCCCATTGTGGGGGGTCCTCACCTCCCAAGGCTTTCTCTTTCCCAGGCCACGGTGGCCGCCTTCACAGCCAGTGAGGGCCATGCACATCCCAGGGTAGTGGAACTGCCCAAGACGGACGAGGGCCTGGGCTTCAACATCATGGGGGGCAAGGAGCAGAATTCGCCTATCTACATCTCCCGTGTCATCCCTGGGGGTGTGGCTGACCGCCACGGAGGCCTGAAGCGTGGGGACCAGCTGCTGTCAGTGAATGGTGTGGTGAGTTGGGGGCTGAGGCAGGGGTCATAGTCTGCCCAAGGTAGCAGAGTCCCTGTTTTTCATATTCACTCAACACACTGAACGCTGCCTCTGTGTCTCACCCTGTTCTGGGCTTTGCTGCAGACCCTGAGAGTaactagggggcttcccaggtggctcagtggtaaagaatctgcctgccaatgcaggagacttgggtttgatccttgggtcaggaagatcccctggagaaggaaatggaaagaactccagtattcttgcctgaagaatcccatggacagaggagcctggcaggctacagtccatagggttgcagagttggacacgactgaagcaacttaccttGCACACATGCTGAGAGTAACTGGCCTCTGCTGCTACCTCCAAGGACACCCTCTCTGGTGAGGGAGATAGACCCTGGCTGAAATAATCCTAAACCAGGGAGATAATGAGGAAGCACAGAGCACTGTGAAAGCCCAGATGTGGCACCAGACCAGTGTAGATGAGGGAAGTTTTTGGAGATTAAGGAACATTtgagtttgttgttttttgtttttggctgctctaggtcttggttgcagcatgtgggatctagttctctgacccgggagtgaacctgggctccctccattgggagcacagagtcttagccactgggccaccagggaagtctccttgagttgggttttgaaggatgagtaggagttggTGGAGAAGAATGTTAGGTTGAAGGTACTGTAGGCAGGGACTGTGGCTCTGCAATCCTGTGAGCTGAAGAGAAAGGACTTGGTTCTGATGGACTAGGGCATGCAGATAATTAAAACCACTATGGTTAGAATAGAAGGAGGCAGAGCTAGATAGGTGGTTGGGGTCAGCCTGGGAGGACTGTGAGCAATGGAAGGCTGCTCAGCCTGGAGGTATATAAAGACCCCCCTTGGGACTCTGGGGAATAAGGGACTGGGGGCTGGAACACCGAGGATGAGGTCTGAGCTGGGGCCAGGTGGTGGGGACAAAAAACAGGGCAGGAGGGGTGGATTGGGGGTCGTCAGGCtttgccagaggggaaggggataAAGGTGAACTGTCTGAACGGTCCCTGCAGAGCGTTGAGGGTGAGCAGCATGAGAAGGCAGTGGAGCTTCTGAAGGCTGCCCAGGGCTCAGTGAAGCTGGTGGTACGCTACACACCCCGAGTGCTGGAGGAGATGGAAGCCCGCTTTGAGAAGATGCGCTCCGCCCGGCGGCGCCAGCAACATCAGAGCTACTCGTGAGCCCTTTGCCACCACACCCCTGgggctcctctgcctccctcatcCCCAGACTCCCAGACCAGGCCGGTAATTTCTGAGACACTGATTGCCACCCCTAGCCCTGGCTCCTTTCTCTGGGATTCTGACCCTTGACCCCGACTCTCACCCCAAACCATTCTGACTACCTTGGGGGCCCCTACTTAGCTTACTTCCACCCCAAGATGGGGAACCTGCTCTCTCTGGAATCCCTCAACCCACTTCCCTGGGGTCTTGGCTCTGGAACCCCAATCCTGGCTCTCTCTCCCATGCCTACCACTGTCTTCTCCGCTGAGCTTGGCTCCCCTCTCTTCACCCTCCTTTTAGGTCCTTGGAGTCTCGAGGCTGAAACCACAGATCTGGACTCTCACCCCCTCCCCTGTACAGTATTTATTGTCACCAACTCCTTATTTAAAGATCTTTGACCCTCCTTGAGTGTCTGTGTCTGTCCTGCATCCACGGGTTGGAGTGTCTGGAGATGTGGGAGGGAGAGAAGCTGAGGTCGAGACCAGACCCTTTTCAGGGTCTGAGAGCGGAACTTGAGACTTTTCGCCAGGTCCGAAGACAGAGGCTGGCCGGTTTCCCAACCATAAGTCCAGGATGGAGGCTGGGACCTGATCTGGGTCTGAGCGCGGGATCAGAGCTGAAGACAACTCCCCCCTACCCTTCCGAGATTCTGAGGGCGGAAACCAAGCCCCCTTTCTCTATAGCTGGTCTGACAGAGGAGTCCTGAAACGCGCCAGAGTCAGTGGGCGGCCTCTGTGTGGGCGGGGCGGAGCGAACCATTAGCCTAGTCCGCCGGGGGAGCCCTGCCGGCCGCGCAATAGTCTGCGCGAGAGGTGGGGGTGCCACGTGCAGTTTCCGAGGCGGGCTCATGGGGTGCAGAGTAAGGTGCACTCGCCGACCAGGCATTCATCCCACCTTATAACCCGAGCGCGTGTCTCCGGGAGCCGCCCCCATCTTAAAAGCCATCTTTTACTCCCACCTCGCCGCCCGCCCAACCCTCCTGTCCCGTGCGGCGCGAGGGCAGGCGCGCGCCACCGCCGGAATCCGGGGTCGCGACTGGCGTTCCACGCCGCGCGCCACTCGCTCCAGGTGACATCATCCCCATGCCGGGCTCCGCCTCCCGCCCCAGCCGCCTCACGCCGCGTGCCTATTGGCCGACCCGCCTTAGCCCCGCCTCTCGCTCTCCGCCCGCGCGACCCCTCCCAGGCAGTGCGGGGGCGGGGCCTAACCGCCGGCCGGCTTCGACACCGCCTCCCATTGGCCACTCGGCGCCGTCTGTCTGTCTCCTGTTAAAGGGGCCACGACCGCCCCAGCGCTGGTTgcgggggggaggagggaggaggaatttTTTGGCGGGGGAAGGTGGGATTTGGGGGGCGCTGGTGAGCACCCCTAGATCTGGTGGCTGCGGCCTCGCGGGGGGAGGCTGAACGGTGACAGGGGCAGGGGGCTATTTTAGGGGGTAAAGGGCTGTTAGACCGTGAAGGGGAGGGGGACCCCAGCGCCCAAGCCGGAGCAAGAGACGCGGAGCCCGCGCGAGCCGCGGAGACTGGGCTCCAGAGCTACAGATCCGGGCCCCGGCCGCCGCCAGGGGCCCCGCccggtccccccaccccacccccacgtcCCTCCTGCAGCCCAGCTCCGCCCGCAGCCGCCGCGGACCAGGTAGGTAAGAGCCCAGCCCGGCCCGCCTGGCAGCGCCCACCCGGGGGACCCCTCGCCGAGCTTCCCCCGCCTCTCCGAGAACCTGGATTCTCTTCTCCTCCGAGGACCTCACAGCCCAGATTTCACAGCCCGACCCCAGAGACTCAGGCGTGTCCCTCCCAGCTCTCAGAGTCACCAACCGAACCCTAGGATCCCAGGCGTACTGCCGCCTTGCGCCTCCTCCAGGGCCCGGGAGCCTTAATTTCCCAGGTCAGCCCCGGGAACCCCCTCTGGACCAAGATCCTCCTCCTCGGCCCAGTCCTGGGAGATCGACACCGACCAAGGCTGTGTCAGACTCCCCCAGCTAGAGCCGCCGGCCCCCCCTCCCTCGGTCGCGTCGGCATAGTCCCCCATTCGGGGACCCAGTCAGCCCATCTCCGGTCCTCCGGCTTGTACAGCCGGCCGAGTCCCTCGGTCCAGGCCGGCTCAGCGGCCGCCCTGGACACAGGCCCGCTCTGGAGCTGTCCATGGTCACCATTCTCGGCAGCCTTGTCTCCCCCACCTCCCGCTGCCGCCGCCGGGGAGGGGGCGCCGGCGGCGCGGGGATCCCCCTCGCCGCGCCTTTGACCCGGGAATACCCAGGCCCTCCCCGACCTGGGCGCCCGGGCCTCAGGATTCCTCTGGCCAGGCTCTCAGCCCCATCCTCAGCACCCCAGTTGCGGTGACCCCAGCTGCTATTTGAGGAGTCGTGGCTTCTGAATGTTCTTGCCTGGTCCACCTTAGGGATCTTGGAATCCGAGGATCCAGATCCTACCCGGGTCTGGAAGCCTTGTCAGTCCTCACTTCCTCTGGCTAGAGGCCCCAGCTGGTAGCCTTCACCACTCCAGGAAGGAATCCAGTTTCCCAGCCTTTGCCCCTTTAGAGACCCAGTTCAAAGCCCTGTTCCCCTGCAATAAATATACCCAGCCTCCTGGCACCCCAGCATCTGCCCCCTTAGGGATTCAGGCGCCATGATTCCTCCCTTTCAGGGGCTCAGAATGCAATTCTTAATGCAATTCGCTGGCTTCTGCCCGTCCTCCCCGTTGAAGACCTAAATGCCCTGTCCCTGATCCTGTCTCCCCTCAGCGACCCAGGAATTCAGACCCCACCTTCTGTACTGCTCATCAAAGCCATCTACCCCTGCCCTCCCTTCCAACAAGGACTCAGGCTCCAAACTTCCATCTCCTGTCTTTTGCCTCCACAAAGATTCAGGAGTCCAGTTCCTCAACTCTGACCTCCAAAGTATCTAGCTGCTCAGCTGTTACTCTTAGGGACCCAAGTCCCTACAGCCTCACTATTGCCCATCAACTCTGGTGGCCTTGAAAAACCCCTGCCTCATCCCCTTATCAGCTCAGATTTTGGGCTTCCTGGGGTTTCCAATATTTTCCCCTGAGACCCAGGTTCTTGAGATGCTTCCAGCACCCCATCATGATGTTTTCATATCGTGATGCCCCATCCTTCAAGTACATTCTCAGATTGATAAACCGAGCATACATCCCTTTCTCCAGATGTGCTCTGTGACCTAGGTTCATTTCGTGATCTAGAATTGCCTTCCGTATTTCCAACTAAACAGGCACACTGGCAGTGCTTCGTGGAATTATTTCTAAATCCTAGAATATTCTCAGTGAACATCTCTGTTCCTTTTTCACCCAAGGTATGTTCTAAATTCTAGGTTAGATGCTAAATTCGAGTCATGATATTCCCCAGGTAAATTCAAATTTCTGATTAGTGCTCCCAAGCCAAGCTGCCAAGCCCACTTTCCTCCCCTTAGATATGTtccttcctccccccaccactttctcccccacagatcttagttccctgaccagggatccaacccaggccccagcagtgaaagtgcctagtcctaaccactggaccgccaagtaATTCCTGACATATTCCAATTTTTAAGAAGCCAgtctttgcttattttcttttaaaatttcattttgggTGTGTTCTAGGTTCTAGCCACATCCTTGGCAATGTTCTAGATTCTGTTCTTTTCCCAGGGGCATTCTCAGTgctagaatgtgtgtgtgtgttccatttATGGGCTGTAGCTTTTCTCCAAACTGCGTTATCAGTTCTAGAATATGTTTccgcatttcattttatttatttttgggctttGCTGTGAGGTATgggggatcttaggtccccaaccagggatcgaacctacaccccctgcagtgaaacggcagagtcttgaccactg
This window harbors:
- the LIN7B gene encoding protein lin-7 homolog B isoform X1, which translates into the protein MAALVEPLGLEREVSRAVELLERLQRSGELPPQKLQALQRVLQSRFCSAIREVYEQLYDTLDITGSAEIRAHATAKATVAAFTASEGHAHPRVVELPKTDEGLGFNIMGGKEQNSPIYISRVIPGGVADRHGGLKRGDQLLSVNGVSVEGEQHEKAVELLKAAQGSVKLVVRYTPRVLEEMEARFEKMRSARRRQQHQSYSSLESRG
- the C14H19orf73 gene encoding LOW QUALITY PROTEIN: putative uncharacterized protein C19orf73 homolog (The sequence of the model RefSeq protein was modified relative to this genomic sequence to represent the inferred CDS: deleted 2 bases in 2 codons; substituted 1 base at 1 genomic stop codon), producing the protein MAAVLACVYREGGREPRAASSKRRHALGLXGGMNAWSASAPYSAPMSPPRKLHVAPPPLAQTIARPAGLPRRTRLMVRSAPPTQRPPTDSGAERGLGFRPQNLGRVGGVVFSSDPALRPRSGPSLHPGLMVGKPASLCLRTWRKVSSSALRP